The genomic window GCGAATAGGACCAGGAGGCTTGTAGACGAAGTTCTGAAAGAGCACAATATAGGCGGCGTCAAGGTCTCCATCCATGACCAGGGAGCGATCGAAATAACGATACGCGCGCGTCTGGAAACGGCGCTGGAACGCGCATCGGAGCCTGAACGTCCGGCGTGTGCCGAACCTGATTCTGATGAGGGCAGTATCGCTCTCGCGTCGTGGTGGAAATCTGTGACATCCGACACCTCTAAGGAGGCGATGTGATGAAGCCCAGCCGTTCGATGCTCTATATTCCAGGGGACTCCCCCGGGATGATTCAGCACGCGCCTATCTTCGGAGCCGACAGCATCCTGCTGGACCTTGAGGACGCCGTCGCGCTCACGGAAAAGGACGCGGCGCGCCGGATGGTCGCGGTCTTTCTAAAGAGATTTGACTTCAAAGACCTGTTTGTGACCGTCAGGATAAACGGCGCGGATACCGAGTTTTTTGAGAAAGACCTGGAAGAGATAATCCCCTGCGCGCCAGAGGCCGTGCGCCTGCCGAAGTGCAACGGTCCCGAGGATGTGCTGCTCGCCGATAAAAAAATAACGGAGATAGAAAACAGATGCGGCCTGCCCCTCGGTTCGGTCAAGATCCACGCGATGATCGAAACGGCGCTGGGCCTTGAGATGGCCTTCGCCATCGCCTCCGCCTCGCCGCGCGTCAGCGCGCTCACCATCGGAGGCCAGGACTTTACCGCGGATATGGGGGTTCAAAAAACGAAAGAGGGGCGCGAGCTATTCTACGCCAGATGCCGGGTCGTCGCGGCGGCCCACGCCGCCGGCGTAGATTCATATGATACGGTGTGGGCTGACATAATGGACAACGAGGGGCTGCTGCGTGAGACGAAAGAGATAGTCGGTCTCGGCTTCACGGGCAAGGCCTGCATCCACCCGAGCCAGATAACGACGATACATAAGGCCTTCATGCCG from Cloacibacillus sp. includes these protein-coding regions:
- the citD gene encoding citrate lyase acyl carrier protein; its protein translation is MRIVRTASAGTLESSDCQVTVSPAETTELEYSGANSAIFANRTRRLVDEVLKEHNIGGVKVSIHDQGAIEITIRARLETALERASEPERPACAEPDSDEGSIALASWWKSVTSDTSKEAM
- a CDS encoding CoA ester lyase — protein: MKPSRSMLYIPGDSPGMIQHAPIFGADSILLDLEDAVALTEKDAARRMVAVFLKRFDFKDLFVTVRINGADTEFFEKDLEEIIPCAPEAVRLPKCNGPEDVLLADKKITEIENRCGLPLGSVKIHAMIETALGLEMAFAIASASPRVSALTIGGQDFTADMGVQKTKEGRELFYARCRVVAAAHAAGVDSYDTVWADIMDNEGLLRETKEIVGLGFTGKACIHPSQITTIHKAFMPAEKELRRAERVVEAAERAEREGKGVVSVDGKMVDAPVVARSRHLLSLAELYGLKRGEL